One Torulaspora globosa chromosome 5, complete sequence DNA window includes the following coding sequences:
- a CDS encoding transcription activator GCR1-like domain-containing protein (ancestral locus Anc_5.277) — protein sequence MTQVAASKIESCLPIRTKGTIRRGLVKMLMNLDDIMKSFKSRVDRLAQDWEAINSSPTHLGANEDELKLFKMKLDMVQEQNAAIMIDLDYIKKILALDEYSPSNPFTLLSTNSDNLHIPTTPATELQRPPSTPQSEPTPRRHRNFASTRSSFFAHNQLAGLPTQHPGPNVNAIDDLSIATNLEGELRAFRKPLVMPTTAVNVPLESQISEELVQNVEMTIPTYEDLHPQDESVSPRDTSQQIITGKFHNSIVKDGAMANLGAPESHEAEHYDLKVIDNPSSVAEVYHEYTTSLKAQIEEFERLFGKGQLSKLPKIRTYQRRRALVTEIDKYATTYDKSTHEAIEFFEKVRKSKKRTVPGLYNNLGKILKELERSEFNND from the coding sequence ATGACTCAAGTCGCTGCGTCTAAAATTGAATCATGTCTGCCCATCAGAACGAAGGGAACCATAAGAAGAGGCCTAGTAAAAATGCTTATGAACTTGGATGACATTATGAAGTCTTTCAAGAGCAGGGTGGATCGGCTGGCTCAAGATTGGGAAGCTATCAACTCATCACCGACTCATTTAGGGGCAAATGAGGACGAGttgaaacttttcaaaatgAAATTGGATATGGTTCAGGAGCAGAATGCAGCAATCATGATCGATCTAGATTATATCAAGAAAATATTAGCTCTCGATGAGTATAGTCCCAGTAATCCTTTTACACTTTTGAGTACTAACTCGGATAATTTGCATATACCCACGACGCCCGCTACGGAGCTGCAAAGACCACCGAGTACGCCACAGAGCGAGCCAACTCCACGCCGGCATCGCAATTTTGCTTCGACAAGATCCTCATTCTTTGCTCATAATCAGCTGGCGGGCTTGCCGACTCAGCACCCAGGCCCGAATGTCAATGCGATTGATGATCTATCTATCGCTACGAACTTGGAGGGCGAACTGAGAGCCTTCAGGAAACCGCTGGTAATGCCAACGACGGCAGTCAATGTTCCTTTGGAATCTCAGATCTCGGAAGAGCTAGTGCAAAATGTTGAAATGACGATCCCTACCTATGAGGATCTACACCCGCAAGATGAGAGTGTCAGCCCCAGGGATACCAGTCAACAGATCATAACGGGGAAATTCCATAACTCGATCGTTAAGGATGGAGCCATGGCGAATTTGGGCGCACCAGAATCACATGAAGCGGAGCACTATGACTTAAAGGTCATCGACAATCCAAGCTCTGTGGCAGAGGTTTACCATGAATATACCACAAGCTTGAAGGCTCAAATTGAGGAATTCGAGAGATTATTTGGAAAGGGCCAATTAAGCAAGCTGCCCAAGATAAGGACCtatcaaagaaggagagCACTGGTGACCGAGATTGACAAATATGCTACCACCTACGACAAAAGCACTCACGAAGCAATTgaattctttgaaaaagtgaggaagagcaagaagagaacCGTACCGGGACTCTACAACAACTTGGGCAAGATATTGAAAGAATTAGAAAGATCGGAGTTTAATAACGATTAG
- the CIC1 gene encoding Cic1p (ancestral locus Anc_5.278), translated as MGKKSRSNSKKSTPVASPAGTPAGTPTKKLKAKQKTKSLLKKAVPSLTSVPRERILNSVQQLRKFQDASKNSDSRNLLDDSEELNESIQLIVVNNTSFSGSEKNFKLKLIDVKHSLYRPWNEASETSVKDFKVLLILKDSDVSKVSVDDFVLSGDERDVPVELICGRDLKTKYKAYEARRAFISEFSLILADDNVVTTLPKLLGGKAYSKLETTPIGVRAYANKQFSKKTLINSFLKVYSSRLPVKIPRGTTANVHLGKLQWFKDEELVDNIEQVLKTFLDGYKIRSVFVKCNDSPVLPLYYNQKVLEEISATKDVAANGAAEKQLVEIGGVPVELSTFDKALLEIANPDEVQDIFAKNINAAKRKKSPEEEEPESNVVKKAKN; from the coding sequence ATGGGCAAGAAGTCTCGCTCCAattcgaagaaatcgacaCCGGTAGCCAGCCCGGCAGGCACTCCGGCGGGCACTCCAaccaagaaattgaaagcCAAGCAAAAGACCAAGAgtctgttgaagaaagcggTGCCATCCTTGACTTCGGTGCCTCGGGAGAGGATTCTGAACTCTGTCCAACAATTACGCAAGTTTCAGGATGCTAGCAAGAATTCGGACTCCCGGAATCTGCTAGACGACAGCGAGGAACTGAATGAATCGATACAATTGATTGTGGTTAACAACACGTCGTTCAGTGGGTCTGAGAAGAACTTTAAGTTGAAGCTGATCGACGTGAAACACTCCCTGTACAGGCCTTGGAACGAGGCGAGCGAGACCAGTGTCAAGGATTTCAAAGTCCTGCTGATCCTGAAGGACTCGGATGTGAGCAAAGTCTCTGTGGATGACTTCGTTCTTTCCGGGGACGAGAGGGACGTGCCTGTGGAGTTGATTTGCGGCAGGGATTTGAAGACCAAATACAAGGCTTACGAAGCAAGAAGGGCATTTATCTCTGAATTTTCTCTGATTCTGGCGGATGACAACGTTGTGACCACGTTGCCCAAGCTACTTGGGGGCAAGGCGTACAGCAAGCTAGAGACGACGCCCATCGGTGTCAGAGCCTACGCAAACAAGCAATTTTCGAAAAAGACCCTGATCAACAGCTTCCTCAAGGTTTACTCCAGCAGACTGCCAGTCAAGATTCCCAGAGGCACAACGGCCAACGTGCACCTCGGGAAGTTGCAGTGGTTCAAAGACGAGGAGTTGGTCGACAACATCGAACAAGTCCTAAAGACGTTTCTCGACGGCTACAAGATCAGGTCTGTCTTCGTGAAGTGCAACGACTCTCCTGTGCTGCCTCTCTACTATAACCAAAAGGTGCTGGAAGAGATTTCTGCCACGAAAGACGTGGCAGCAAATGGCGCTGCAGAAAAGCAGCTGGTAGAGATTGGTGGTGTGCCGGTCGAGCTGTCAACTTTCGATAAGGCGCTGTTGGAGATCGCAAACCCTGATGAAGTACAAGACATTTTcgccaagaacatcaacGCTGCAAAGAGGAAAAAGTCTccagaggaggaagaaccAGAGAGCAACGTGGtcaagaaggccaagaacTGA
- the SMF2 gene encoding divalent metal ion transporter SMF2 (ancestral locus Anc_5.282), whose translation MGNSLYQPLQERADDDLQAEEPGSKSPNRNLAILRMLKKYAQFIGPGLMVSVSYMDPGNYSTAVAAGSAHRYKLLFSVLVSNFMAAFWQCLCARLGAVTGLDLAQNCRKHLPHGLNVALYILAETAIIATDLAEVIGTAISLNILFGLPLALGVVLTVGDVLIVLMAYRTNGSLKLVRCFEMFVAALVAATVVCFTIELFYADLGSAREVFSGFLPSRAAIEGDGLYLSLAILGATVMPHSLFLGSGVVQPRLRDFDMKNGYYVPDEDDIDNNHENYRPSIAAIESTLSYTMAELLISLFTVALFVNCAILIVSGATLYGATDTTGSGEADLFSIYNLLSQSLSKTAGTIFVLALLFSGQSAGIVCTLSGQMVSEGFLNWTISPSIRRSATRAVAITPCLILVLVAGRNGLSGALNASQVVLSLLLPFVSAPLLYFTSSSKIMSARITPDNDNYELQDLSEAEPQRPAEHEQEVVRYKDMSNGIVTKVLALLTWLVISGLNFYMLISFSSGQDVHL comes from the coding sequence ATGGGAAATTCGTTGTATCAGCCGTTGCAGGAAAGagcagatgatgatctaCAGGCGGAGGAGCCCGGATCCAAATCTCCGAATAGAAATCTGGCCATTTTACGaatgttgaagaaatacgCCCAATTCATAGGGCCTGGGTTGATGGTGTCTGTCTCGTATATGGATCCTGGTAATTACAGTACTGCAGTGGCAGCGGGttctgctcatcgctaCAAGTTACTGTTTTCTGTGCTGGTATCCAACTTCATGGCAGCGTTTTGGCAATGTCTGTGTGCCAGACTGGGAGCTGTCACCGGGTTGGATTTGGCTCAGAATTGCAGGAAGCATCTGCCACACGGGCTCAATGTGGCGCTGTATATCCTTGCGGAGACTGCCATCATAGCGACCGATTTGGCCGAAGTGATCGGAACGGCAATCTCCCTGAATATTCTCTTTGGCCTGCCGCTGGCGCTCGGGGTGGTTCTTACCGTTGGGGACGTCCTGATTGTGCTTATGGCGTACAGAACCAACGGATCTCTGAAGCTCGTAAGGTGTTTTGAGATGTTTGTCGCTGCGCTAGTCGCAGCTACGGTCGTTTGCTTCACCATCGAGCTCTTCTACGCCGATTTGGGGAGCGCCAGAGAGGTGTTCAGCGGTTTTTTACCCAGTAGGGCAGCCATCGAGGGAGACGGACTGTACTTGAGTTTGGCTATCCTGGGTGCCACGGTTATGCCGCATTCGTTGTTCCTGGGATCTGGCGTGGTGCAACCACGTCTGAGAGATTTCGACATGAAGAATGGCTACTACGTCCCggatgaagatgacatcGATAACAATCATGAAAACTACAGGCCGTCCATCGCGGCAATCGAGTCCACTCTCAGCTACACGATGGCAGAACTACTAATTTCTCTCTTCACAGTGGCCTTGTTCGTCAATTGCGCCATCCTAATCGTTTCCGGCGCCACCCTCTACGGGGCCACTGACACTACAGGCTCCGGCGAGGCAGACTTGTTCTCCATCTACAACCTGCTGTCTCAGTCGCTGTCCAAGACCGCGGGCACCATCTTCGTCCTGGCTCTGCTGTTCTCAGGCCAAAGCGCGGGGATAGTATGCACCCTGAGCGGGCAGATGGTCAGCGAAGGGTTTCTAAACTGGACGATCTCGCCAAGTATCAGAAGAAGTGCCACAAGAGCCGTGGCTATCACGCCATGCTTAATTCTCGTACTGGTTGCCGGAAGAAACGGGCTCAGTGGCGCACTGAACGCCTCCCAAGTGGTTCTCTCGCTCCTACTACCTTTCGTTTCGGCCCCGCTACTCTActtcaccagcagcagcaagaTCATGAGTGCCAGGATAACGCCGGACAACGACAATTACGAGCTGCAAGATCTGAGCGAGGCAGAGCCCCAGAGGCCAGCTGAACACGAGCAAGAAGTCGTCCGCTACAAAGACATGAGCAACGGCATTGTCACAAAGGTCCTTGCCCTCCTCACATGGCTTGTCATCTCAGGCCTTAACTTCTACATGTTGATCAGCTTTTCCAGCGGCCAGGACGTCCATCTATAA
- the RCN1 gene encoding Rcn1p (ancestral locus Anc_5.281), with the protein MAGVTNTIIVTSNADNVLDKTEPLKRWLSDKVLTNIPITSRNPVEMVVLRDFQRVMIISPTREASQEILRALQNGGTPFCLAYAYSQTDTCDRDSPDYLTVPKSEKMFLISPPSSPPPEFDYARCEQPPPPSHVQGLPHAEGSEFLTLLDNKIASIALQLCDTEQPPGPRTSSYRRTARPPQSSRPPGGPSDLRPPL; encoded by the coding sequence ATGGCAGGCGTCACCAACACAATTATCGTAACGTCAAATGCAGACAATGTGCTCGACAAGACTGAGCCGTTGAAGCGGTGGCTCTCCGACAAGGTGCTCACCAACATACCCATAACCTCGCGCAATCCCGTCGAGATGGTCGTGCTGAGAGACTTCCAAAGAGTGATGATCATAAGCCCGACAAGAGAGGCCTCACAAGAGATACTGCGGGCGTTGCAGAACGGCGGGACGCCGTTCTGCCTCGCCTACGCCTACTCGCAGACAGACACCTGCGACCGCGACTCGCCAGATTACCTGACGGTCCCCAAGAGTGAAAAAATGTTCCTGATATCCCCGCCGAGCTCGCCTCCGCCTGAGTTCGACTACGCGCGCTGCGAGCAGCCCCCGCCGCCGTCCCACGTCCAAGGGCTGCCCCACGCCGAAGGCAGCGAGTTTCTCACTTTGCTCGACAACAAGATCGCCAGCATCGCGCTGCAACTATGCGACACAGAACAACCGCCCGGTCCCCGGACAAGCTCGTACCGCCGCACAGCACGCCCGCCACAGTCCTCGCGACCTCCTGGTGGCCCCAGCGACCTCAGACCGCCGCTCTAG
- the ELF1 gene encoding Elf1p (ancestral locus Anc_5.279), with product MGKRKKSTRTPAKKVVLKLDTMFNCLFCNHDKSVSCTLDKKNSIGSLQCKICGQSFQTRINGLSQAVDVYSDWFDAVEEVNSGRGSESEDADDDSASDYESDSDAEARKRATVVDSDEEELDDEDSSGARRTARAVVDSDEDDDDDE from the coding sequence ATGGGTaaaaggaagaagtcgaCAAGAACTCCAGCAAAAAAAGTGGTTCTGAAGCTGGACACGATGTTcaattgtcttttctgCAATCATGACAAGTCGGTATCGTGTAcgctggacaagaagaacagtaTCGGGTCGCTGCAATGCAAAATATGCGGGCAAAGTTTCCAAACGCGGATCAACGGGCTCTCGCAGGCCGTGGATGTGTACAGCGACTGGTTCGACGCCGTCGAGGAGGTCAACAGCGGACGCGGGAGCGAGAGTGAAGATGCAGACGACGACAGTGCCAGCGATTACGAGAGCGACTCGGATGCGGAGGCCAGGAAGCGGGCGACCGTGGTAGATagcgatgaggaagagctcgacgacgaggactCCAGCGGTGCGAGACGAACTGCAAGAGCAGTGGTAGATAGcgacgaagacgacgacgacgacgagtgA
- the FSH1 gene encoding putative serine hydrolase (ancestral locus Anc_5.283) codes for MTVTNPRLLFLHGFLQNAKVFSEKSSGIRKLLKKSNVECDYIDGPVELEREDLPFELDDEKWQACLDTQVNKAWFYHSDVSSELNLDAAIKYVADYIKDNGPYDGIVGFSQGAAVAAIVTNRIRELVPKHPDFKLSLLIASYSFTEPDPAHEGLLRIAEKFQNDFKPRSHSRTRMLFIYGSADQAVPATRAQYLANLYKKALGPEQVKEFEHQGGHMVPNKKDIIRPVVDEINEALAA; via the coding sequence ATGACCGTCACAAACCCCAGACTGTTGTTCTTGCACGGTTTCTTGCAAAACGCCAAGGTATTCTCGGAAAAGTCTTCTGGTATTaggaagctgttgaagaaatcgaatGTCGAGTGTGATTATATCGATGGTCCGGTCGAGTTGGAGAGGGAGGATTTGCCCTTTGAGCTTGACGACGAGAAGTGGCAAGCATGTTTGGACACTCAGGTTAACAAAGCGTGGTTCTACCACAGCGACGTCTCCTCGGAGTTGAACTTGGATGCTGCTATCAAGTACGTCGCCGACTACATCAAGGACAACGGGCCCTACGACGGAATCGTCGGTTTTTCGCAAGGTGCCGCAGTGGCCGCTATTGTCACGAACCGCATCAGGGAATTGGTACCAAAACATCCGGACTTCAAGCTCAGCCTGCTGATCGCAAGCTACTCGTTTACTGAGCCTGATCCAGCCCACGAAGGTCTATTGAGAATCgctgaaaagttccaaaaCGACTTCAAGCCCCGGAGCCACAGCAGGACTCGCATGTTGTTCATCTACGGTTCTGCCGACCAGGCCGTGCCAGCCACACGGGCTCAGTATCTCGCGAACCTCTACAAGAAGGCGCTGGGGCCGGAACAGGTCAAGGAGTTCGAGCACCAGGGTGGCCACATGGTGccaaacaagaaagatATCATAAGACCAGTGGTGGACGAAATCAACGAGGCGCTTGCAGCCTAG
- the COX6 gene encoding cytochrome c oxidase subunit VI (ancestral locus Anc_5.280) — MISRVVFKSLSRSVVSRSALTSSVARPCVQPLRLTSFGQIRKYSSEHDEETFEEFTARFEKEFEEAYDLFEVQRVLNNCFSYDLVPAPVVIEKALRAARRVNDLPTAIRVFEALRYKVENDGQYNAYLDELSDVRKELGIPLKEELFKPSADASH, encoded by the coding sequence ATGATTTCCAGAGTTGTGTTTAAGAGTTTGAGTCGTTCGGTGGTCTCGAGGAGCGCATTGACTTCCAGCGTTGCACGTCCCTGTGTCCAGCCATTGAGATTGACATCGTTTGGTCAAATTAGAAAATATTCGTCTGAGCATGATGAGGAGacttttgaagagttcaCGGCCAGATTCGAGAAGGAGTTCGAGGAGGCATACGACCTTTTCGAAGTGCAAAGAGTGTTGAACAACTGTTTCTCGTACGATTTGGTTCCAGCACCTGTGGTCATCGAGAAGGCTTTGAGAGCCGCAAGAAGAGTCAACGATCTGCCCACCGCGATCAGAGTTTTCGAAGCCTTGAGATATAAGGTCGAGAACGACGGACAGTACAACGCGTACTTGGACGAATTGAGCGATGTGAGAAAGGAGTTGGGTATCCCACTCAAGGAGGAGCTGTTCAAGCCATCTGCTGACGCCTCTCACTAA
- the ERC1 gene encoding Erc1p (ancestral locus Anc_5.276) — MTNQFTHSSMGDRRSSIVYSTSVGKAGLYTPADYIASEVNEVLGEEGEEEGEEDDGSGLRNYNEHNEGEYQSLLDANNARTLQREAQQLLEEERDLLVDNKLLKESRKAAGNGTRYNSVEDSAEIIDTWEQAIENGKAISTSYNREVQVLGVNALPLIFTFILQNSLSLASIFSVSHLGTEELGGVTLGSMTANITGLAAIQGLCTCLDTLCSQAYGAKNYHLVGVLIQRCAVITMLSFLPIMYIWLFWSETILSWMIPERQLCELAARYLRVAAFGVPGFVLFECGKRFLQCQGIFHASTIVLFFCAPLNAIMNYVLVWDKRFGVGYLGAPLSVAINYWLMAFGLFLYTIFTKQDIRPLKCWNGLIKPNQVFKNWKKMLSLALPGILMVETEFLGFEILTVFASHLGSTSLGAQSIVSTVASLAYQVPFSISVSTSTRVANFIGASLYKSCIITCKVSLLLSFACSSFNMLLIFNFRTQIAKMFSTEPDVVDLVISALPVLAFMQLFDAFNASTAGCLRGQGRQKIGGYINMIAFYCIGLPMAYLLTFRFNMNVSGLWLGITCALIMMSVCQGFAVFHCDWLEIIRAARSRNTETARV, encoded by the coding sequence ATGACTAATCAGTTTACCCATAGCTCTATGGGCGATAGACGATCCTCTATTGTTTACTCCACTAGTGTCGGTAAAGCCGGGCTGTATACTCCAGCCGATTATATTGCATCTGAGGTAAATGAAGTCCTGGGAGAGGAAGGCGAGGAAGAAGGggaagaagacgatggATCCGGATTGAGAAACTACAATGAACATAATGAGGGTGAATATCAATCGCTTTTGGATGCGAATAATGCGAGAACATTACAGAGAGAagctcagcagcttctcgaagaagagagagatCTCCTGGTTGACAATaagctcttgaaggaaAGTAGAAAAGCAGCGGGCAACGGTACAAGGTATAATAGTGTGGAGGACTCTGCGGAAATTATAGATACATGGGAACAAGCGATTGAAAATGGCAAAGCCATTAGTACCAGCTACAACAGAGAAGTGCAAGTTTTGGGGGTTAATGCTCTTCCGTTGATCTTCACGTTTATTCTACAAAACTCTTTATCGCTAGcgtcgatcttctcagTTTCCCACCTCGGGACGGAAGAGTTGGGTGGTGTCACTCTGGGATCTATGACCGCTAATATAACAGGTTTAGCAGCGATTCAAGGCCTCTGTACCTGTCTCGATACCCTTTGTTCGCAGGCATACGGGGCTAAGAATTATCATTTGGTGGGTGTGCTAATTCAGAGATGCGCGGTTATCACGATGCTTTCATTCTTGCCTATCATGTATATCTGGCTTTTCTGGTCTGAGACAATACTCTCCTGGATGATCCCCGAAAGACAGCTATGCGAATTGGCAGCAAGATACCTACGAGTGGCAGCGTTTGGTGTACCCGGCTTTGTCCTATTTGAGTGCGGGAAGAGGTTTTTGCAATGTCAGGGGATATTTCATGCTTCTACTattgttctcttcttctgcgcACCTTTGAACGCGATTATGAACTACGTTTTGGTGTGGGACAAAAGGTTTGGTGTTGGTTACCTCGGAGCTCCACTTTCCGTTGCAATTAACTATTGGCTGATGGCTTTCGGCTTGTTTCTTTATACCATCTTCACAAAGCAAGATATTAGACCATTGAAATGTTGGAATGGGTTGATCAAACCCAATCAAGTCTTCAAAAActggaagaaaatgctCAGCTTGGCACTTCCAGGCATTTTGATGGTGGAAACTGAATTTTTGGGTTTTGAAATCTTAACTGTGTTTGCATCGCATTTGGGCTCCACTTCTTTGGGCGCTCAGTCAATCGTCTCAACGGTAGCGTCTCTAGCGTATCAGGTTCCGTTCTCAATTTCAGTGTCTACCAGTACCCGCGTGGCCAATTTCATTGGAGCTTCATTGTACAAAAGTTGCATTATCACTTGTAAAGTTTCGTTACTTCTATCATTTGCCTGTTCATCCTTCAATATGTTGTTAATTTTCAACTTCAGGACTCAAATCGCTAAAATGTTCTCAACTGAACCCGACGTCGTTGATTTGGTCATCTCAGCTTTGCCAGTGCTTGCATTCATGCAGTTATTCGATGCCTTCAATGCATCCACCGCTGGTTGTCTCCGAGGCCAGGGTAGACAAAAGATTGGTGGCTACATCAATATGATTGCCTTCTATTGTATTGGCCTTCCAATGGCTTACTTATTAACATTTCGCTTTAATATGAATGTGAGCGGATTGTGGCTAGGTATCACTTGCGCTTTGATCATGATGAGTGTGTGTCAAGGCTTTGCTGTTTTCCACTGCGATTGGCTCGAAATCATACGAGCTGCCAGAAGTCGTAACACGGAGACAGCGAGAGTATAG
- the RRM3 gene encoding DNA helicase (ancestral locus Anc_5.275), whose protein sequence is MLGGGNDGTRGKPVLRQKTLNSFFIAAKKTEARVPPSAVATNASLPPKVTKSDSLCSISRKSALFDSQGSFDESDLDSELKKLINPPKLNNLKKGPVLKRAPLQKSESFLGTSQGEWDVGSQMTSSLSSSTSSFSSEDGGTGSLKRSLPPRPLQGLKLNASKRIRPLTRKLSNVGKAEATISLTEEQQTVLDLVLKRRASVFYTGCAGTGKSIILRTLIAKLHGLYGKEAIAITASTGLAAATIGGTTLHKWSGVGIGTGTGDQLVKRLEKQHNQLAVWRNTRVLIIDEVSMIDGHLLDKLELVARRLRKNEKPFGGIQLVLTGDFFQLPPVQKRDSQQGEMAVFCFESEMWKTCIHRTILLTKVFRQQDDELVCMLNAIRFGEVTPQLTQTIRYLSRAVSYPDGIAPTELYATRREVESSNARQLASLPGEAYRFHAVDAAPKEYVTLLDSSLMVEKIVTLKVDAQVMMLKNKPESELFNGSLGKVLFFITERLERVMKEFYRLVDDDVILDMRIVSRAIGNPLIMESLDFKQDLNSRPMSRLPALETMINHAKKTSSKEPVYPYVRWSLDNNNRFHHELMLPERFPVDLPGAKTGLERNQLPLMLCWALSIHKAQGQTIQRLRVDLRNIFEAGQVYVALSRAVSKDTLQVLNFNPKRIRANEKVKEFYRNLEVLS, encoded by the coding sequence ATGCTTGGTGGGGGAAACGATGGCACCAGAGGGAAGCCGGTTCTAAGGCAAAAAACGTTGAACTCCTTCTTTATTGCAGCGAAAAAGACGGAGGCTAGAGTCCCACCATCCGCCGTTGCTACTAATGCTAGTCTGCCTCCAAAAGTGACGAAATCGGATAGTCTTTGCAGCATATCTCGAAAATCAGCTCTGTTTGATTCGCAAGGGTCGTTTGATGAGAGCGATCTTGACTCagaactgaagaaactgataAATCCTCCCAAGCTGAACAACCTTAAGAAAGGTCCAGTGCTGAAAAGAGCCCCTCTTCAGAAATCTGAAAGCTTCTTGGGAACAAGCCAGGGCGAGTGGGATGTTGGCTCTCAAATGACGAGCTCTCTCTCTTCGAGCACCTCTTCCTTTTCGAGTGAAGACGGTGGTACAGGGTCGCTGAAAAGGTCCTTGCCTCCACGACCACTCCAAGGGCTCAAATTAAACGCTTCGAAACGAATTAGACCTCTGACACGAAAGTTATCCAATGTCGGCAAGGCTGAGGCGACTATTAGTCTGactgaagaacagcagacggttcttgatcttgtcctgAAGAGGAGAGCGAGCGTTTTCTATACTGGGTGTGCTGGCACTGGAAAGTCCATTATCCTGCGAACTTTAATTGCGAAATTACACGGCTTGTACGGGAAAGAAGCCATCGCTATCACGGCATCGACGGGGCTTGCCGCTGCTACGATTGGCGGCACCACATTGCATAAATGGTCTGGCGTTGGAATAGGCACTGGAACCGGGGACCAGCTTGTCAAGCGGCTCGAGAAGCAGCATAACCAGTTGGCGGTTTGGAGGAATACTAGGGTTCTTATCATTGATGAGGTATCTATGATCGACGGCCACTTGTTGGATAAGCTTGAGCTCGTGGCAAGACGTTTGCGGAAGAATGAAAAACCTTTTGGCGGTATCCAGCTGGTCCTAACTGGagatttcttccagctgccGCCGGTACAGAAAAGAGACTCTCAGCAGGGCGAGATGGCCGTCTTTTGCTTTGAAAGTGAAATGTGGAAGACATGTATCCACCGAACAATTCTTTTGACAAAGGTCTTCAGACAGCAGGATGACGAGCTGGTCTGCATGCTGAACGCCATCCGGTTCGGCGAAGTCACTCCGCAGCTCACCCAAACCATCAGATACCTAAGCAGAGCAGTCTCGTATCCGGATGGAATTGCTCCAACGGAGCTTTATGCCACGCGGAGAGAGGTTGAAAGTTCAAATGCCAGGCAACTAGCCTCACTACCGGGCGAGGCCTATCGATTCCATGCCGTAGACGCGGCTCCCAAAGAATACGTGACGCTACTGGATTCTTCGCTCATGGTTGAGAAAATAGTCACTCTGAAGGTCGATGCCCAGGtgatgatgctgaagaataaaCCTGAATCAGAGTTGTTCAACGGCTCTCTGGGCAAAGTCCTGTTTTTCATCACAGAACGACTGGAGAGAGTCATGAAAGAATTCTACCGTCTAGTCGACGATGACGTGATCCTGGACATGAGAATAGTTAGCCGCGCCATTGGCAATCCGCTAATCATGGAGTCGCTAGATTTCAAGCAAGATCTCAACAGCAGACCAATGTCGAGGCTTCCTGCGCTGGAGACGATGATCAACCATGCTAAAAAAACTTCCTCCAAGGAGCCCGTTTATCCCTATGTTAGGTGGTCCCTAGACAACAATAACAGGTTCCACCACGAATTAATGCTGCCAGAGCGTTTCCCAGTTGATCTACCGGGCGCCAAGACCGGTCTAGAGCGTAACCAACTCCCGTTAATGCTCTGTTGGGCCCTGTCAATTCATAAGGCGCAAGGACAAACGATACAAAGACTGAGGGTCGATTTAAGGAACATATTCGAAGCTGGCCAGGTCTACGTCGCTCTCTCGCGTGCTGTCTCAAAAGACACTCTACAAGTGTTGAACTTCAATCCGAAGAGGATTAGAGCCAATGAAAAGGTCAAAGAATTCTACAGAAACCTCGAAGTGCTATCCTGA